The Caretta caretta isolate rCarCar2 chromosome 10, rCarCar1.hap1, whole genome shotgun sequence genome has a window encoding:
- the LOC125643586 gene encoding galanin receptor 2b, translated as MTEHEDFASLAGYWNASDSSQFSPASVIIPVIFSLIFLLGTVGNSLVLAVLLRNGQMGHNTTNLFILNLSLADFFFIIFCVPFQATIYSLEGWVFGSFMCKAVHFFIYLTMYASSFTLAAVSVDRYLAIRYPLRSRELRTPCNAVAALAVIWGLSVVFAGPYLSYYDLIEWESSYICMPGWEEWKRKIIDTSTFAFGYMIPVLIVSLSYTRTIKYLWTAVDPLEDMSESRKAKRKVTKMIIIVTILFCLCWLPYHVVILRYLYGDFPFNQATYAFRLLSHCMAYANSCLNPIVYALVSKHFRKGFKKVFSCLLRKKARNKVHVVHAAHTVPGFEAGSTEVSQMNENNGQQDGCELDAGSLLVQSGSSRPLHLS; from the exons ATGACAGAGCACGAGGACTTTGCCAGCCTGGCTGGGTACTGGAATGCCTCAGACAGCTCTCAGTTCAGCCCTGCCAGCGTCATCATCCCAGTCATCTTCTCCCTCATCTTCCTCCTGGGGACGGTGGGCAACAGCTTGGTGCTGGCAGTGCTGCTTCGCAATGGACAGATGGGCCACAACACCACCAACCTCTTCATCCTCAACCTCAGCCTGGCCGACTTCTTCTTCATCATCTTCTGCGTCCCCTTCCAGGCCACCATCTACTCACTGGAGGGCTGGGTCTTCGGCTCCTTCATGTGCAAGGCCGTCCACTTCTTCATCTACCTCACCATGTATGCCAGCAGCTTCACGCTGGCTGCCGTCTCAGTGGACAG GTACCTGGCCATCCGCTACCCACTGCGCTCCCGGGAACTGCGGACCCCCTGCAACGCAGTTGCCGCCTTGGCTGTGATCTGGGGACTCTCTGTGGTCTTCGCTGGTCCATACCTGAGCTACTACGACCTGATCGAGTGGGAGTCCAGCTACATCTGCATGCCCGGCTGGGAAGAGTGGAAGCGCAAGATCATAGACACCAGCACGTTTGCCTTCGGCTACATGATCCCCGTGCTGATCGTCAGCCTCTCCTACACCAGGACCATCAAGTACTTGTGGACGGCCGTGGACCCCCTGGAGGatatgtcagagtccaggaaggCCAAGCGGAAGGTGACCAAGATGATCATCATAGTGACCATCCTCTTCTGTCTGTGCTGGCTGCCCTACCATGTGGTGATCCTGCGCTACCTCTATGGGGACTTCCCCTTCAACCAGGCCACCTATGCCTTCCGGCTGCTCTCCCACTGCATGGCCTACGCCAACTCCTGCCTCAACCCCATTGTCTATGCCCTGGTCTCCAAGCACTTCCGCAAGGGCTTCAAGAAGGTCTTCAGCTGCCTCCTGAGGAAGAAAGCCCGCAACAAGGTCCATGTGGTGCATGCTGCCCACACAGTGCCTGGCTTCGAGGCGGGCTCCACTGAGGTATCCCAGATGAACGAGAACAACGGGCAGCAGGACGGGTGCGAGCTGGATGCAGGATCCCTCTTGGTCCAGTCGGGCTCCTCTAGGCCCCTTCACCTCTCCTAG